In Mustelus asterias chromosome 28, sMusAst1.hap1.1, whole genome shotgun sequence, a single window of DNA contains:
- the lrit2 gene encoding leucine-rich repeat, immunoglobulin-like domain and transmembrane domain-containing protein 2, with amino-acid sequence MSPALRRIPGDIPLDVKKIRIENSQLAELPGGVFSAARALEYLWLNFNSITLMHAKSLQHLHNLSELRLQGNKLLSVPWTAFQDCPALRILDLKHNRLDVLPEHALRYLTNLTYLDLSSNQLTVISADVFLNWPVYQSTQQPGGAGRHVPNAVLALHDNPWFCDCRLKGFVHLVKSISPPIILMNSYLSCSGPESRAGKYFYDVELKTCFKPSATADNTNLTVPFGEKVHLTCEATGNPTPTVWWTNGVKIIRKFNVSVTNIDEERVKSELVIPSVHSTHEGSYLCITANYLGNSSVRILVNVLTPETLPAAASLSPSSSEEENVYVDVRIAKQTVYGITLEWQAATVNPAETWYTLHFGKFEDTEKEMIYIGPGVNTYSVNDLSPATKYQVCVTLRNQLPKRSQCIIFITGNDISELEQREKLIHIIVIVCAMVLAVPAGMYACTTENHFSCFDKCGKFCRRHRRGEKVLKRGTQDVTFDSLQTGSDAELCNRSSKEDRKRRKKSDDKTHKAKTEHKNSDELY; translated from the exons ATGTCGCCCGCCTTGCGAAGGATACCGGGGGATATCCCACTGGATGTTAAAAAGATCAGGATAGAGAATTCCCAGTTGGCAGAATTACCAGGCGGTGTTTTCTCCGCGGCCCGTGCCTTGGAATACCTGTGGCTCAATTTTAACTCCATCACACTCATGCATGCGAAGAGTCTGCAGCATTTGCATAATCTGTCCGAGTTGCGGCTGCAGGGGAACAAGTTGCTTTCAGTACCTTGGACAGCTTTCCAGGACTGCCCCGCTCTCAGGATCCTGGATCTCAAGCACAACAGACTGGATGTCCTTCCAGAGCACGCCCTGCGGTATCTGACCAACCTCACCTACCTGGACCTCTCGTCCAACCAGCTGACCGTGATCTCTGCGGATGTGTTCTTAAACTGGCCGGTCTACCAGAGTACACAGCAGcctgggggggcagggagacaTGTCCCCAATGCTGTGCTAGCTCTGCATGACAACCCCTGGTTCTGTGACTGCCGCCTCAAGGGTTTCGTCCACTTGGTCAAatccatcagcccccccatcatCCTGATGAACTCTTATCTCTCCTGCTCGGGCCCCGAATCCAGGGCGGGGAAATATTTCTACGACGTGGAGCTAAAAACTTGTTTCAAACCGTCGGCAACGGCTGACAACACGAACCTTACTGTCCCCTTCGGAGAGAAGGTGCATCTGACCTGTGAGGCGACAGGAAATCCTACCCCCACAGTCTGGTGGACAAATGGTGTGAAAATCATTCGGAAATTTAACG TGTCTGTCACAAATATCGATGAAGAAAGAGTGAAGTCGGAGCTAGTCATTCCATCAGTCCACAGTACACATGAGGGGAGTTACCTGTGTATTACTGCTAACTACCTTGGGAACTCATCTGTCCGGATTCTGGTGAATGTTTTAACTCCGGAAACTTTGCCGGCAGCAGCGTCCTTATCCCCTTCGTCCTCGGAAGAGGAGAATGTCTATGTGGATGTCAGGATTGCAAAGCAGACGGTGTATGGCATTACGCTGGAGTGGCAAGCTGCAACTGTGAACCCTGCTGAAACCTGGTACACATTGCACTTTGGCAAGTTTGAGGACACCGAGAAAGAAATGATTTATATTGGACCAGGAGTGAACACCTACTCAGTCAATGATCTGTCTCCAGCAACAAAGTACCAGGTGTGTGTGACCTTGAGGAACCAGCTTCCAAAGAGAAGTCAGTGCATTATATTTATCACGGGCAACGATATCAGTGAATTGGAGCAACGGGAGAAGCTCATTCACATCATAGTTATAGTGTGTGCCATGGTGTTGGCAGTCCCGGCTGGAATGTACGCCTGCACCACAGAGAACCACTTCAGCTGCTTCGACAAGTGTGGCAAGTTTTGCCGAAGACACAGACGGGGAGAGAAAGTCCTGAAGAGGGGGACGCAAGATGTCACTTTTGACAgcttgcagacaggcagcgatgCTGAACTCTGCAACAGAAGCTCCAAGGAGGACAGGAAGAGGCGCAAAAAATCCGATGACAAAACCCACAAGGCCAAAACAGAGCACAAGAATAGTGACGAATTGTATTAG